Within Schaalia sp. HMT-172, the genomic segment GGGCAGCCCGTGAACACGATGAGTCCCTCGTGGAACTGCGCGAGGAGCTCCTTATCGGCGCGCGGCCACTTGCCGAACTGGCCGTCCGTCGAGGCATAGGACCCCAGGCGGAAGAGGTTGTGCATGCCCGTCGTGTTGTAGGCGACGAGGGTCAGGTGGTTGTAGGAGCCGCCGGCGCTCACGTCGTCGGCGCGCTGCCACGGCTCGCCCCACAGGACCTTCTGACGATCGAAGCGCGACGTGCCGGGGGTCACGTAGGCCTCGAGGCCGATGATCGGCTTGACACCGGCGTTTTTGCAGTTCGTGTAGAAGTCGTAGGCGCCGAAGAGGTAGCCGTGGTCGGTCAGGCCGATCGCGGGCTGGCCGAGGCGCGCCGCTTCTTCCGCCATGGCCTTCGTCTTCGCTGCCCCGTCGAGCATCGAATACTCGGAGTGATTGTGGAGGTGCACGAAGGAATCAGCCATGCGTCGATTCTACTGTCCGGGACCGCGCCGGGGCCGCGCGACTCCCGGGGGCGCGCGGTCGTTCATCTCACGGCTCACCGACGAGGCCGGGGCCGGGTGACGCGGGCATATTCCCCCGCGTCAGTCGCGGGGGTGGCGCAGCGTCTCCAGGGCGGACTGAAGGTCGGCCGGATAGGGGCTGGACACGCTCATCGGCATGCCCGTGCGCGGGTGTGCAAAGCCCAAGCGCACGGCGTGGAGCCACTGGCGGGTGAGCCCCAGACGCTCAGCCTGAGTGGGGTCCGCGCCGTAGAAGGTGTCGCCGACACAGGGATGGCCGACGGCCGCCATGTGAACGCGGATCTGGTGGGTGCGCCCCGTCTCGAGGTGGACCTCGGTGAGCTGGGCCCCCGCCATGAGCTCAAGGGTGTCGTAGTGGGTGACGGCGCGCTTCCCGCCGTCGATGACGGCCATGCGCCATTCGCGCGAGGGGTGGCGCCCGATGGGCGCGTCGATGGTACCCGAGGCGGGGTCGAGGTGGCCGGCGACGACCGCGTGATACACCTTCTCGATCGTGCGCTCCTTGAACGCGCGCTTCATGACCGTGTAGGCGAGCTCCGACTTGGCGACCA encodes:
- a CDS encoding RluA family pseudouridine synthase, yielding MLPVPDALVGERVDAALARMLGLSRSRCAELAGEGLVLINGAAAGKSDRLGALDIIEVTIPEPQSKPTPVTDMAILYDDEDIVVVDKPVGVAAHTGPGWEGPTVLGNLEAAGYRITSYGPPERQGIVHRLDVGTSGAMMVAKSELAYTVMKRAFKERTIEKVYHAVVAGHLDPASGTIDAPIGRHPSREWRMAVIDGGKRAVTHYDTLELMAGAQLTEVHLETGRTHQIRVHMAAVGHPCVGDTFYGADPTQAERLGLTRQWLHAVRLGFAHPRTGMPMSVSSPYPADLQSALETLRHPRD